The Branchiostoma lanceolatum isolate klBraLanc5 chromosome 17, klBraLanc5.hap2, whole genome shotgun sequence genome contains the following window.
GCACCATGTCAACGGACTCAGTCTGCCCGGCGACGGCTACGGCTTCAACCAAGTGTCGAGTCCGCGTCGCGACCACCTCATGTCCAACCAGCTCAATCATCACATGGCACCCATGAACATGCCGCCGCACGGCCCTGCAGCCTTCTTCCGCTACATGAGACAGCCCATCAAGCAGGAGCTGTCCTGTCTCTGGATAGACCCCGACCAGCCCGAGCCCAAGAAGCCCTGCAACAAGTCCTTCTCCACCATGCACGAGATCGTCACCCACGTCACGGTGGAGCATGTCGGCGGGCCCGAGTGCACCAACCACGCCTGCTTCTGGAAGGACTGTCCCAGGGACGGCAGGGCCTTCAAGGCCAAGTACAAACTGGTCAACCACATACGGGTCCACACGGGAGAGAAGCCCTTCCCCTGCCCCTTCCCAGGCTGTGGCAAGCTCTTCGCAAGGTCCGAAAACCTCAAGATACACaagagaacacatacaggtcgGTATTACTTTCGTCTTTCCAACCCGAGTCGACCCCGCTTGTACACGGGGTCCTCTCGACGCTAAATACAGGCTAAATATGTCTAATAGACTGACCTACgagtgtttgtatatttgttttcaGTGTTCCTTATCTCCATCAAGTGCTTTGCTTACAAGAGAAAGTATAGGGTGGCAAATAAATCCAGCCACTAGAAGTGTTGACCATCTGTTTACCCTGTTTGCAGATGGCCGCGCGCCTTGTTGCATCTTCCCTATTTAGTCGACTTTCAAAAGGCCCAGTCCGTGTCTGATGTTGTATGTGTATTGTAGGACGGACACTGTATATCCAGAGATGTGTATGTTGTCTGCATCCCAGACATGGATGTGTGTGTTACTCAACATCAAAGGGGAAACAGTTAGTGGTCTAAACCGTTGTTTCTGGCGCGGGGGTCGTTTGCACCGAAATTCGGCCACCATTTCGGTGCGTGTCGCCTGTGTTTTGATTTGTCCGTTAATTGAGGAAACGGGGATCAACTTTGACCAGCAGTCCCTAGCCGCCGATATCTCTTGATGGCCCCAGCAAAACGGTCTCACATGAGAAATTTCACATGTTTTATCGCCATATTCTGATCCCCTCCAACACTTTCACACTTCCGCTAGTCTGGTAGCACCGCTTTGCACCTTGCCGAGTTCGGAGCGTGGCAACCAAAATTTGGTCGGGAACCCCGCAGCTTTTTTGAGCGCTTtccaaacttgtacaagtgtgCTTGAAACGTCCTTACTTTACAATACACTTCGTGGATGTGTTATGTCTGAATATTAGGTGATCTACAATGAccttttgtgtgtctgtttgaatGAGACAATCAGAGGCGTCGCACTCACACCCGAAATTCTGGTTTGTGGGCAAGAGAGCGGTTTGTCTCCGTAACAAATGACTGAAATCATCCACCGATCAACGCTTCCCGTTGTCTTATTGATTTTTCATGGCCGCATATTTATCTTGTTGTTTCCTACAGGTGAAAAGCCGTTTAAGTGCGAGTTCGAGGGCTGCGACCGTCGGTTTGCGAACAGCAGTGATCGGAAGAAGCACTCGCACGTCCACACTTCGGACAAGCCCTACAACTGCAAGGTCCGGGGCTGTGACAAGAGCTACACGCACCCCAGTTCGCTACGGAAACACATGAAGGTTCACGGTAAAACTTCTCCAACGCCAGACGACGAGAGTTTCGGGAGTCCGTCCTCCACGAGCTCGGAAGCTCACCGGGACTTGCCGCGGATCTCGCAGCACCCTCTCCCGCCGTCGGCCACCCTCGCGCCGACCCCAACACACGCCACCAACCTCAGCGAGTGGTACGTTTGCCAGTCTACCGGAGGGATGCCCACCCCACCTTCCAACGAACATTCGCCGATATCTTCGTGCGTAAGTCCAGTCCACTTAACAACTACCCCTGTAGCCAGCGGTATTGGGCATTTCTGACTAGGCCAGAGACTCTGACATCCCACTTTCTCAATCCCAGACACAAAGACTGGTCAAGGAAAACATAGACAAGTTCGTCTTGCATAAAATCATACTTTGCCATGTGTTATGATTTTACATAGTCAGAACAATCCATGCGAAATGTCTGGTTGCAGCCAGTTCTCGCGTCCAATGTGCCACATATAGACTTGAAGAATTGAAAGCAATATTTTGTACAGAGGATGTATACTAGAAAGATATCGTTTTTCGGAGAAGGTGCTctctgttgttattttttgtcgACATACCTCGCTTTAGTTTTAGTTTCTCAACCGTCGTTCGCTTGTGTAGCAAGAATTATGATGCTTCGATTTTGTCTTAGTAGTGCGAGTCATTCGCTGAAAAGTGTGAGGTTTTAGACTTCTAAATGCGAACAGTGAAACGTGTCTTTCCCACTATTGTATTGCAAGAACTCTGAGAGATTCAACGTCATATTTCTAAACAAAAATGCATTCCAATTTTAAGCAAAAAAGTAGAAAATAGTCTAGTAAACCGCCATAGCCCCTCACTTGGGCTGATGTAGTCACTGAGTTATGAACTAAAGTAGAGAAAACCTCACGAGAGATATCATGATATTTATTGTAAAATATTGACTTTTAACTCTATTTTTTACGTCGCGACATGTGTAAAAAATTCAATATATATTGTTCATAGTTCAGCCTAAGTTTTTGTACGTCTGTACAACAAGCAACGTAGACTCGTGAGTGAGAATAGTGCACTGTCTCTATAGACCGTGGATGGTAGAAATAACATATTCTCAGACACATGTTAGTAACTGAActgaaaacacaaaagaaagcTGAAAGTTTTCGAAGCCCAAGTTTCTAGATCGTCTCAAGCTTGTAAATAAGAACGTAAAAACTTGTTGTCGAAGTTGTTCTCAGTTGCCTaacattttatgttttgtttatttatttattaagtgCCATTCCCATTCTAATGAATCGTGTTGAGAGAAACCCGTGCTCATTTGAAATTTTGTACTAGTTGTTGAGTTCTCCGGTATTTGCCTGTATTTGTCGTTCCTTcacaaattgttttctttttccttatTCATCCGCACACGTGCAGGTCAGATTAAAGTTGTGTAAAATTTGGAACAAAAATGGCTCCTTTGCTCATTCTGTTATTGTGTTTTGTGTAAGAGCTAATATAATATTCATAACGCTGCTACTGTGGGTGTAATTAAGTGTCATGGCGGAGAAAACGCCCGTTAAAGCCATCCCGTCTGAAATCTAGGATTTTGAGTCCTTTAGAGAGATTTAGTTAGTCCATCTAATGCGTAAAGGGCTCATCCAACGATACGTGTTGTCACTGTTATTGGGTTATCAATTCTATGGGTGTCGCGGGGGATCTTAATCCAATAGTAAAGGTAACGTAATTCATGGTCTACCTGGGCTTTCTTTTCCCTGTCAGACATTTTCTGTCAAACGCCACGCAGAAGTTGGGCCACAGAAACATTTATTAGTCCAAATCTGAGACCATTTAGGGAATGCTAAGGTTAAAGTTCTACATATGACTCATTTTTGGCATGTATTTTTTGGTTGGAAACTTGTGGCGAAATGATTATAGGGGAAGACAGAGCATAGGGCGTACGTTTTTAGACAAAACATTGTAGTGAGTGTTGGGGTCAGTGAAGTGCGTAGACGACGGGTCACAGAGTTCTCCCCCGTACTGGGTTCTGCCGTTCCTGGCTTTTCTCTGGTACTGCTCATTTCAACAACAAACACACTACACTCTACTAGACTATTATAGGAAGGACTCAACTTAAAAGTATCGTTGCTACTAAAGTTGTGGTCAAAAAAATGAAACGCTATATTCTATATTTTTTTGACGCTCTGACAAGTACAGACGTGGCTCATACTAGTAGTCAAAATATTTAGGATCTCCTTCCATAAAGTATAcatattcataatttgcatggaGTTATTAATTCCTAAATGTTGCACGAAAGGAAAGAATATTCAATAAGTACTGTACAAGTTTACGGTTtagattgttgttttttgtaacaattttttGAACCATCTGAAAGGAAAGGAAGAATATTGGGTAGCGGTGGTGGGTAGTAATGACCAGTAATAGTGTTTGTGATTTCGGCGGCGACACCACATGCACCCAGGGTAACAGAGATCGCAGACGGGGAAAACTTGATACAAATTGTTCATTAGTCCTGGTTTGTTCTCATAACCCTCAGAGACACACTCCCGAGGCCTGTCCTGGACAAATTCAAATCACACGACCAACGTTCGTTCTTAGGGGATTTGTGATGCCCGTCTcggaaaaaacacacattggAAATGTACTAATTCTCGCTGACTAGAAACAGACCAAAGCTTGTGTCTTGTTTATAAATTAGACTTTAGTGACTTCAATCATACAGCCTGTTTTGTGAAAACATTTACAACTTATAAAGTATAATCTGGTAGCTTTCTTTCTTTATATTGTCAGGTACATATGTGTTTCGCCTCGGAAAAAAGACAGTAGGCAGATATTCGTGTGTATTCAGTTCTTGTAATTTGGTAAAACTAAAGGGAAATGTCTGGACGTTAGGAGACCGAACCGTTTGTGTTGGCCTATACAGTCTTGCCACACAATCCGCCCGACCTAAGGCCTGGCCTGCTCTGTGCTACCGCACTTACTCTGTGATCAAGATTGGCAACCGAAGCCGTGAAAGCTGCCGGGAGGTCACCCCGCGTATTCAGACCTCCAAGCGTTTCCTAGAGAGTTGGAAGAGGGAAGGTTAGGAGGAGGGAAGACTATGGAATCTGTGTACAAGCAGATTAGATAGTAAAGACAAAGGCCTTATCTACAAGGCTAAGACCAGGGTGCCCAACCCCTGCGTGTGTTAGCCCGCTGGGCCGACTAAAAGAGACTCAAGCcccgagagagagagaaaggctTCCCCTGGGCTCCCCTGGTCCGACTATTTACTTATCCCCTGGTCTTCTTTTCTTAGCGAGCCAGCAGGTTTTTGGCTTGAGTTGGTTTTCTCGCTGAGAGAAGGCCACAGGTCCGTGGAGGTTGGGAGTACCGTTCGGTTCTGTGTCGTCTTCCCGGTGGACATCTGCGGCCGCCAACCATAAAACTCGATACAGATCGGCGATTGATTCGGGTGAAACAATTAGCCGGCTTGCCTAGGGAACGATCGTGTAGAGATAGCCGCTCCAAAATCGCTTCGGAATTGGTCGTCAATTGCCCGGCCACTTGACAAGTTGTGTGTGAACGGTCACACCAAACAGTGGGAAGTGTAAACAGTGAGAAGTGTGGACACGCCGAGCCACAGGCCGCTTCGCACGCCGACACGACTTGTTGAAGAGTGTTTGCCAGTTTATTTTACCCTTGTAATTGCTGTATAAATAAAGTGTCCACCATCCCAAGCTGCCGTCTAATCCGTGCACACAAATGATCCAAACAACGTTGCAACTGTTGCCTGCTCGTGGTGCTTAAAAAACTGAAGATGTCCAGGCTTTAGAGATGGAATTCTTCACACATGAATTACCAGTGTTGTACGGAGAATTACGAGGAATTCTTGGGCTTGTTGAGAACAGCAAAAAGTTGCTTGAGTGTGTCATTCTTTCCTCTTGAGAAGGCAGTCCCTAGCAGCCGCCCTGGACTGGGGATATGCGTCCTATTGTGTCCATACTTTCTAAAGGATTCTTTGTTCAACGGCAAGGATTATTCCAGAGAAAGAATGGCACGAGGCTTGCAAGCCTTGCTATGAACAGAAGATTTATTCAATAAGCCATTCAAGCCAGCTCCACAAAACACATAATGTCTGTGTATTAACTTTGCGCTGGAAAAGGGGCCCAAAGAAAAGTATGGAGTATGTTTGTCTTGCCGTACAAAGTGAGGAAAAGTGAAGTGTTGCCATGTTAGTGGAAAACTGGGGTTGCTAGAATAACTGTCATCTACATATGGAGTCCACATGCTAGAACAATCTGTTCCTCGCGCGCCGTGATTTGTGTCGCGGAGCGAAGCTCAGAAACTACCGTTAGACTCCGCCAGTCCCATCGGTTCTTGAGCTCTATTTTCCCGTGAGTACACAGAAACGCGTGCGGCGATCATCGATACTTTGTCTGGGTCCACACGGCCTTGTAGGAACCCAAACAACTCTGTGTCGCTGTGTAGGGAATACATTGGGACAGGAAAAACGGGCTACAACCGGTACAGACCGCAGAAAGCCTGGCAGCCAAGCGGGGTCAGACGGCGGCTCATTACAAACTAACCCCCATGTTCCTTCATCCCTCAATGGAGGGTGTGTAGATAACGACTAGAAAGTGTTTCCTCGGATCGTGTAAAAACCGTCGTGGCGATAAAAACCTGGCTATTGTTTGGTGTAAAATGAATTAGTGGGAAGATCTGGAGTGTAGATACAACAACCCCGCCGGCCCAAGAGGGATTTCATATTGATGTATCGTCTCATTACCTAGTCATTTAGTAGAATCATTTAGCGTGCATTTCTCGCGTTATTAGCTGCAGTGAATAACTGGGCTGCGCGTTTCGTTTTTCAGTATTTGCATTCTTTCCAGTCAGCCACACGGCCCCGCGAGTGATTCTCGCCACCTAATACTGCAAAAACATCTGCCGGGGAATGCGCTAACACGGGCCGCGATAAAACACGCCGCTAGACGGGGCCGGCCCGTGACGAGCTGCCGGTGTAACACGGTACGACATGACGACTGTGATAGCGCCGTCTGCAAGTGAGTGTCAGAAAAATAACTCCACCAGGC
Protein-coding sequences here:
- the LOC136422612 gene encoding zinc finger protein ZIC 4-like, producing MSAEALPAQIMDHSFVKHGPALRFVDVGHHQNINGVTSFGLAPHTHHSSEGSVEAGSMSLGPFSRDNSHHMGALKLSPPHPMSEIPSSQANFSSPTNGYSHAHHHGPVSGYPTAAAQAFTASRDFLLRREHLAGTVPLPGSLTHDHNTAGSGMFVPTSGNFHGHGHADSSHLMFPGFHEQAAAHHPQNAHHVNGLSLPGDGYGFNQVSSPRRDHLMSNQLNHHMAPMNMPPHGPAAFFRYMRQPIKQELSCLWIDPDQPEPKKPCNKSFSTMHEIVTHVTVEHVGGPECTNHACFWKDCPRDGRAFKAKYKLVNHIRVHTGEKPFPCPFPGCGKLFARSENLKIHKRTHTGEKPFKCEFEGCDRRFANSSDRKKHSHVHTSDKPYNCKVRGCDKSYTHPSSLRKHMKVHGKTSPTPDDESFGSPSSTSSEAHRDLPRISQHPLPPSATLAPTPTHATNLSEWYVCQSTGGMPTPPSNEHSPISSCVSPVHLTTTPVASGIGHF